Part of the Georgenia sp. TF02-10 genome, CGGTGCTGCTGCCCCTGGGCGTGAAGCTGTTCCGCTGGTCGTGACCGGCCGCCGGGAGGCGGCGGCACTTCTCACGCGCTGCCGACGGCGCCCGTGCCCTGCCGGGGTGCGGGCGCCTCGGCGCGCGTCCGGGCCTACAGGCCAGCAGCACCGCGGGCAGATCTGTTCAGCGCTCGTGAGGATGGACCATCGGTGCGCCGCGCAGGAGGGCTGGTAGTGCAGGGGGCGTTACTGTAACTGCGCCAGTTCTCGCCCCGCAGGACCGCTTCGTAGTCTCGTCCCCCGTAGTAGACGCCGAGGACGACAACGGCGTCGTCGTGCACGACGAACGCGACGACTGCCCGACGCCGGAACCCGATCGTGCGCAGGCCGGGTCGAATGTCGTCCCGCGCGATGCCGCGCAGAGGGAAGGTGGCCAAGTCCTCACGAGCGCGACGATCGCATCGACCAGGTTCTCGGCAGCCACGGGTGAGCCTGCTGCGACGACGTAGTCGCAGAGCTCGTCCAGTTGCGCGAGTGTGTCGTGCCGGAGGACCACCCGGCGCTGCGCCGGGTTCACTCCTTGCGCCGGGCCGCCAGGTGAGTACGCACTTCGGCCGCCTCGATCACATCTTCCGGGTTGGCCTGCATCGCGTCATAGGCCGCTGCGACCTCACCGTGCAGCCACGCCTCGACAGCCTGATCCCGGGCGATCAGTACGCGCAGCCCATCGCGCACAACTTCGCTCTCGCTCGCGTACTGGCCCGACTGCACCTTCTCGCGTACTGCGTCGGCCATCTCCGTAGGCAGGGTGATGCTCATTTGACGTGTGGTTCGCACCTCGACCTCCCAGCTTTGAGTAGGATTCAATCCTACTCCTGGTGCTCTGGGGGAGTCACGGCCGTGCTTCGGATGACTGCCGAGGCAGGTACATCGCGCTGCACGCGGTCAGCGCGTAGGTCGGCCGGCCCGCGAGTTCGAGCCCACTCGACTCAGCCGGCGCCGACGGCGTGGATGCGGTGCACCGCGACGGTGATCTCCGCGTCCCGGTCCAGGTCCCGCAGCCGCACCCGGCCGCCGTCGACGTGGACTGGCTGCACCCGGCGCCGCTCCCGCTGCCCGGTGGCGCCGACGAGCACCACCTCCACCGGCCGGCCCGCCGCGGCCGCCTCCCGCAGCGCCACCAGGGCGTGGACCGGGTCGGTGGCGGCGGGCCCGCCCCCGGCCCGGGCGCTATCCCGCCGGGCCGCTGCCTCCGCCGCCCGCATACGCCGCACCGTCGTGGCCAGCTCCGCCGGCGAGGGCCGGTGCTGGTAGGTCGACGGCGGCGCGCCGGGGTAGGCCGGGGCGCCCGGGACGGGTCCGCGGCCGCACCGGCCGGCGCCCTGCCCGCCAAGACCCTGCCCGGCAACCCCACGCCCGCGCCCGAGCGCGCGCTCCCCGCCGTCACCCCGGTCCGGCCCGATCCCGCGCTCCCGCCCACCGGCACCCCCGGCCCACCCGTCGCCGAGCCCGCGCAGGACCACCACCCCGTCCGGGCCCTCGAGCACAGGGGCGAGCCCGGCGGCCCGCAGCCCGTGGAGGACCTCTCCGGGCGGGGCGGCGGCGACGAGCACGGTCGGGGCGATCGGCCGCAGCCCCAGCCCGGCCAGCTCCGGGAGGTCGGGCAGGCCGGCCAGGGCGGCGGCGTCGTCGGCCCGCAGGTAGGCACCGGCCGTCCCCACCCGCACCTGCCCGTGCCGGCGGGCGGTGTCCCGGACCAGGTACTCCAGCGGCTGGGGCAGCGGTGTGGAGGAGTAGCGGGCGAGGGCGCCCAGGAGCTCCTCCGGCCCCAGGCCGGCGTCGAGCGCCTCTCGGACGGACGCCGTCGTGAACCGGACGGTGAGCGCCGCGCCGCGGGACTCCACCTGCGCGGACAGGGCCAGCAGGTCCGCCAGCACCGGGTCCGGCCGGCCCGGGACGACGGCGGTGAGGTCGCCCTGGACCACCAGCTCGGCCACCGGCGTGGGCAGCGCCGCCGCCAGCGCCGCGGCCACCGCGTCCGGGCCGGCGCCGGCCACCAGCGCCCGGCCGGCCGCGGTCAGCGCTCCGGCCCCGGTGACCCCGAGCACCTCGGCCTCGGCGAGCACGGCGGCCACCGTGGCCTCCGGGGCGGTGGCCCGGGGCCGCTGCCAGGCGAGCAGGGCGTGCACGGCGGCCGGGTCGGGGGCGGTGCCGGCCGGCAGGTCGGCGAGGGCGGCGAGCACCCGGCGTCGGAGCTCGCCCGCCCAGCCGCGCTCCAGGGTCGGCTCCAGCGCGGCGCGCAGCGTGCCCTGGTCCGAGCGGGACCCGATGAGCCAGGGGGTGCGCACCGAGCCCAGCCACGCCTCGGCGACCTGCGCCCAGCGCTCCGGCAGCGGGTCTGCGCGGAAGTCCGCGGCGGCGCGGCTCGCGGTCCAGGCGGCCGGCTCGGCCTCGTGCGCCAGCAGCCCGGCCATGGCGGCCAGCTCGGCCAGCAGCCCGGCGCGCTCCTCCGGCACCTCCAGCGCGGCGGCGGTGCGCCGTATCTCCCGCACGCCGACCCCGCCGGCGCGGAGCATGGTCGCCGGCGTGGCGTGCCAGGTCTCCACCAGCACGCCGAGGAGCCGGTCGACCTCCTCGGCGGCCCGGGCGCCCTCGGCCTCGACGACGGCGGCGGGCCGGGTGGGCAGCGCGTCCGCCGGCGGCGGGGCGGGCGGCTCGCGGTGGGTGCGCCCGCCCCGGGCGGCGAGCGCCACCTCGCGGGGCAGGACCACCTGCGTGGGGGAGAGCCGGCGGAGCAGCCCGTGGTCGAGGAGCCACCGGACGCCGCCGGGAAGCGGGTCGGCGTGGCCGACCGGCGGGCCCCAGGTCAGGGCGTCCAGCGTGCCGGTGGCCGCCGCCGGCGCCCCGGCCAGCGCCGCGTGCAGCGCGGCCTCGGTGGTCGGGGCGGGCACGTCCGCGGGGCCGAGCCGCGCCTCGAGGTCGGCGAGGGTGGGCCCCAGGCCCGCCGGGTACGGGCCGAGCGCCTCGGCCATCGCCGGCAGCGGCTCGCCGCCGACCACCAGGGCCAGCCCGGCCAGCCGGTCCAGCTCCGGGCCGCCGGCCAGGCCGGTCGCCCGGGCCAGGGCCGCCGGCGTCGGCGGCTGAACCGGGGCGAGGGCGACCAGGGCCTCGGCGACGGCGAGCTCGACGGCGGTCAGCCCGGCGAGGGCCCGCTCGACGCTGCCGCGGGAGGCGGCCCGGGCGGCCAGGGCGGTGAGCGAGGACGCCGGGGGCGTGGCCAGGTCCGGCCGCACGGCCAGCAGGTGCGCCAGCGCCTCGTCGGTGCGCCCGGCCAGCTCGTCGGCCAGGCGCTCGGTGGTACCCATCCGCACCACACTACGGCGGGCCGGGTCACGGCCCGGGCCTGGTCGTGGCCGGCTGGGGCCGCTGTCCGTGCAGGCTGGCGCTGGCTGGTCAGTCTCCTGGTCCTGCCCGTGCGTACCGCTGGCTACGGCCAGCCGTGCGTATCGTTGTCGACGGCCAGGCAGGCGCGGCTGTCCACGGCCGAGGTGGGCCGCGGCCGGTCGATCAGCCGGGAGGTGTGAGCGATGGACCGAGTGGTTCCGATCGACGAGGCGCGCGCCCACCTGGGCGCGCTGCTCGACGAGGCTCGCGAGCACGAGGTGCACATCCGCAGGGACGGCCGTCCCGCCGTCGTGCTGCTGTCCATGGAGGCCTACGAGCGGCTGCTGGGCCGGCTCGAGGACGCCGAGGACGCCCTCGCGGTGCTGACCGCGGCGGGGGACACCGTGCCGTTCGAGCGGCCGACGTCGGCCGCGCCGGGGTCGTGAGGGACGGGCAGGACTCCGTCTCTGGGCAGGGGCGGTCCGCGCGCCTGACCGGCCCAGCGCCGGGGAAAAGTCCCACGAGCGCCCTGGGCCCACCGGTACCCTGGTAGCAGACAGCGGCGCCGGCTTCCGCCGGCGCCTTCGCACGCGAGAACACGAGGGTTGCACCGTGCCAACGGGCAAGGTCAAGTGGTACGACGCCGACAAGGGGTTCGGCTTCATCACCGCCGACGACGGCGAGGAGGTGTTCCTGCACGCCTCGGCCGTGCCGACCGGCGCGGTCCTGCGGCCCGGGACGCGGCTCGACTTCGGCGTCGCCGAGGGCCGCCGCGGCCGGCAGGCCCTGTCCGTCTCCGTCCTGGAGGCGCCGCCGTCGGTGGCCAAGGCCCACCGCCGGCCGGCCGAGGACATGGTGCCGATCGTCGAGGACCTCATCAAGGAGCTCGACAAGATCTCCAACACCCTGCACCGCGGCCGGTACCCCGACAACGCCAAGCGGCTCGCCCAGCTCCTGCGCGTGGTGGCCGACCAGTTCGACGCCTGACCCCGGCACCGCCCGCTCGGTCAGGCGATGTGCGAGGACCCCTCCGCCCCGCGGCGCAGCCCGCTCGCCGAGCCCGGCCGGTCCTGCGCGGAGCCCGGGGCGTCCCGGCGCAGCCGTTCGCCGGACCCCTGCAGGTCCACCGGCCGGCGGCCCACCCCCAGCCCGGTGACGTACCCCGCCATGAAGGAGTTGAGCACGGCGAACTGGTCGTCGGTGAACGGCTCGCCGTCGTGCCGGTCCACCACGAGCCCCGCCGGGGTGACGCGCACGGTCACCCCCACGCCGAACCGCTCGTCCAGGTACGCGCTCAGGGCCGGCTCGAGCCCGTCGCGGGCCTGCTCGAGCGTGACGGGGCGTGCCTGGCGCATGGTGCTCCAAAGTCCCAGATCGGTCGGTCAGGTCCCTGCCGGGCACCGTACCGGTCAGCCGGCGTCCATGTCCGGTTGTTGCCGGTCCGGGTCGCGCCGGTGACTGGTCGGGTCGCCCTGGTCATCGGGTGCGCGCCCAGGACGTCCCGGTCCGATAGATAGACTCGTCCTCGTGCCTGCCGTCAGCAAGTCCCGAAGCGCCCGCTCCGCCCGTGAGCCGGTCCTGCTCGGGGCGGTGGACGTCGCCCGGGCCGCCGCCGAGGAGGTGGCGCTGCCGGGCCAGGTGGGCGAGCACCTCGGCGCCGTCGTCGAGGGGGACCGGCTCGTCACGCACCGCTTCGTCTCCCTCGTGCCCGGCTACCGCGACTGGTACTGGGCGGTCACCCTCGCCCGCCCGCCGCGCGGGCGCAGCGCCACGGTGGACGAGGTCGAGATGCTGCCGGGCGACGGCGCCCTGCTGGCGCCGGAGTGGCTGCCGTGGTCGGAGCGGCTCGAGCCCGGCGACGTCGGCCCCGAGGACGTCCTGCCCTACGTCGAGGACGACGAGCGCCTCGAGCAGGGGTACGAGGCCACCGGCGAGGACGCCGACGAGATGGCGATCTACGAGCTGGGCCTGGGCCGGCCGCGGGTGCTCTCCGCCTACGGGCGCAGCCTGGCGATGACCCGCTGGTACCAGGGCGACCACGGCCCCTACGCCCCCACCGCCAAGGCCGCCAAGGCCCAGTGCTCGACCTGCGGCTTCTTCATGAAGCTCGCCGGCTCCCCCCGCACCGTCTTCGGCGTGTGCGGCAACGAGTGGTCCCCCGACGACGGCCGGGTCGTTGCCGTCGACCACGGCTGCGGCGCCCACTCCGAGACCGACGGCCCCCGCCCCGCCCAGCTGTGGACCCCCACCCCCCCGGTGCGCGACGAGATGGACCTGGAGATCCTCGCCACCGCCCCGGTGCCGCCGGAGGTGATCAGCCACGACGGCGAGGAGCCCGCGGCCGCCGACGGCGAGGGGCCGGGTGCCGGCACCGAGGCACCGGCCGCCGACGGCGAGGTTCCGGGCGGGAGCACCGCGGACACGGCCGCCGACGGCGAGGAGCCGGGCGCCAGCACCGAGGCACCGACCGTCGAGCCCAAGGCTGCCGACGGCGAAGGTCCGGGCGCCAGCACCGAGGCCCCGGCCGCCGAGGCCGAGGCCGCCGACGTCGATGCGCCAGAGCCGACCGCCGCGGGCCCGAGCACCGAGGACGCCCCGGACCAGCCATGACGGCGACGGCGCCCGCCCCGGGCCCGGACCCCTTCGGCA contains:
- a CDS encoding cold-shock protein, with translation MPTGKVKWYDADKGFGFITADDGEEVFLHASAVPTGAVLRPGTRLDFGVAEGRRGRQALSVSVLEAPPSVAKAHRRPAEDMVPIVEDLIKELDKISNTLHRGRYPDNAKRLAQLLRVVADQFDA
- a CDS encoding type II toxin-antitoxin system ParD family antitoxin gives rise to the protein MSITLPTEMADAVREKVQSGQYASESEVVRDGLRVLIARDQAVEAWLHGEVAAAYDAMQANPEDVIEAAEVRTHLAARRKE
- a CDS encoding type II toxin-antitoxin system Phd/YefM family antitoxin, whose amino-acid sequence is MDRVVPIDEARAHLGALLDEAREHEVHIRRDGRPAVVLLSMEAYERLLGRLEDAEDALAVLTAAGDTVPFERPTSAAPGS
- a CDS encoding DUF3027 domain-containing protein; this translates as MPAVSKSRSARSAREPVLLGAVDVARAAAEEVALPGQVGEHLGAVVEGDRLVTHRFVSLVPGYRDWYWAVTLARPPRGRSATVDEVEMLPGDGALLAPEWLPWSERLEPGDVGPEDVLPYVEDDERLEQGYEATGEDADEMAIYELGLGRPRVLSAYGRSLAMTRWYQGDHGPYAPTAKAAKAQCSTCGFFMKLAGSPRTVFGVCGNEWSPDDGRVVAVDHGCGAHSETDGPRPAQLWTPTPPVRDEMDLEILATAPVPPEVISHDGEEPAAADGEGPGAGTEAPAADGEVPGGSTADTAADGEEPGASTEAPTVEPKAADGEGPGASTEAPAAEAEAADVDAPEPTAAGPSTEDAPDQP
- a CDS encoding helicase-associated domain-containing protein, whose protein sequence is MGTTERLADELAGRTDEALAHLLAVRPDLATPPASSLTALAARAASRGSVERALAGLTAVELAVAEALVALAPVQPPTPAALARATGLAGGPELDRLAGLALVVGGEPLPAMAEALGPYPAGLGPTLADLEARLGPADVPAPTTEAALHAALAGAPAAATGTLDALTWGPPVGHADPLPGGVRWLLDHGLLRRLSPTQVVLPREVALAARGGRTHREPPAPPPADALPTRPAAVVEAEGARAAEEVDRLLGVLVETWHATPATMLRAGGVGVREIRRTAAALEVPEERAGLLAELAAMAGLLAHEAEPAAWTASRAAADFRADPLPERWAQVAEAWLGSVRTPWLIGSRSDQGTLRAALEPTLERGWAGELRRRVLAALADLPAGTAPDPAAVHALLAWQRPRATAPEATVAAVLAEAEVLGVTGAGALTAAGRALVAGAGPDAVAAALAAALPTPVAELVVQGDLTAVVPGRPDPVLADLLALSAQVESRGAALTVRFTTASVREALDAGLGPEELLGALARYSSTPLPQPLEYLVRDTARRHGQVRVGTAGAYLRADDAAALAGLPDLPELAGLGLRPIAPTVLVAAAPPGEVLHGLRAAGLAPVLEGPDGVVVLRGLGDGWAGGAGGRERGIGPDRGDGGERALGRGRGVAGQGLGGQGAGRCGRGPVPGAPAYPGAPPSTYQHRPSPAELATTVRRMRAAEAAARRDSARAGGGPAATDPVHALVALREAAAAGRPVEVVLVGATGQRERRRVQPVHVDGGRVRLRDLDRDAEITVAVHRIHAVGAG